One window of Silurus meridionalis isolate SWU-2019-XX chromosome 9, ASM1480568v1, whole genome shotgun sequence genomic DNA carries:
- the LOC124390933 gene encoding nidogen-1-like isoform X1 has protein sequence MASGVRTVLFGLKLLLFAGLVSVKCANRNDLLDYGYQFGDQTLQPGTDQTQRVQLERAVHFFEKTFQTVYVNTNGFVSVDNPPAQSEYLGKMPATFGIIAAFLGDLDTSDGVGKVYFRQDTSSELLQKLAKRIHLAFPDESKPELIHAFIVTWDNVAAQGEPERGDGSYKKRNTFQLVLATTELSTYAILLYPKDDMHYFSTPIEDGNRAIEAGFSQGDIESWLWPTQGIYYRIPANVESPDVSELTELTNSGTHGLWVYKIGSSTVFTNIIPGHVTTVKKVFLRELPEISEPVFSGQDELLYEAKTTLPEFIIPITNSPPLSKSRAYYEHYPIPRGPRPVDNQEVLVLDEHEENINVNVFNYHEKCTNNRHKCSSFADCRDYNTGYCCHCKEGYYGNGNDCVAAGKPQRMNGKVNGRIYVGSSSFPVEFSGNDLHSYVVVNDGRAYVAISNIPASVGYSLQPLSSLGGIIGWAFALEQPGFENGFSVIGGVFTRRAEVSFQPGGEKLTITQEFKGIDEHDHLVVSTHLDGRIPEVLPGASVQIDPYFEIYQYSSNLITSTSTREYTVSPPDGPVQTLSYQWRQRITFQSCQHGESILSALQPSQQLSVDQVFVMYDSTNQLIRYAMSNKVGPVGGTPEQNACYTGRHGCDTNAACLPGHGNEYTCQCASGFTGDGRACYDIDECVEAARICGAHAICNNHPGTFRCECMDGFQFGADGRTCVQVHHDINHCQRGTHDCDIAERARCSYTGGSEYICSCLPGFTGDGRVCQDIDECVEAARICGAHAICNNHPGTFRCECMDGFQFGADGRTCVQVHHDINHCQRGTHDCDIAERARCSYTGGSEYICSCLPGFTGDGRVCQDIDECHTSPCHRDANCYNTQGSYTCQCNAGFYGDGFRCTADSVREKTVCERHRETALAATSTGVLTVGQYIPSCEYNGEYTPMQCHESIGQCWCVYHNGQEIPGTRTGPDSRPSCQDYVPIGPTTRPDVRPPPPGANLLFAQNGKIDHIPLDGINMKKEETKTMLHLPDKVVIAVAYDCVDKMVYWTDITQPSISRASVHGGQPTIVISKDLESPEGIAIDHLSRNMYWTDSALDRIEVSRLDGQHRRMLFDTDLVNPRAIIADPVNGRLYWSDWNRDQPKIEMSNMDGTDRVVLVHDNIELPNGLSFDPHTRQLCWADAGTRKVECINPYTRLRRKVVEGLQYPFSIVSSGRNLYYTDWRRYKCTKILYFLPSNSFSNVLKC, from the exons GTCAACACCAATGGATTTGTCTCTGTGGATAACCCTCCAGCTCAGTCAGAGTATTTGGGTAAGATGCCTGCTACTTTTGGCATTATCGCAGCTTTCCTTGGGGACCTGGACACAAGCGATGGAGTTGGAAAAGTCTACTTCAGGCAGGACACCAGCTCAGAACTGTTGCAGAAGCTCGCCAAAAGAATTCATCTGGCTTTTCCAGACGAGAGCAAGCCTGAGTTGATTCATGCCTTTATTGTGACCTGGGATAATGTAGCAGCTCAGGGAGAACCAGAAAGAGGAGATGGATCTTACAAAAAA agaaACACTTTCCAGCTTGTTTTAGCAACTACAGAGTTGAGCACTTATGCCATCCTGCTCTACCCAAAAGATGACATGCATTACTTCTCCACTCCTATAGAGGATGGGAATCGGGCCATTGAGGCTGGCTTCAGTCAGGGTGATATTGAGTCCTGGCTCTGGCCTACACAAGGCATTTATTATCGCATCCCAGCTAATGTCGAGTCCCCAGATGTCAGTGAACTCACAGA ACTAACAAATTCTGGCACACATGGTTTGTGGGTTTACAAGATTGGTTCCTCCACTGTTTTCACTAATATTATACCAGGCCATGTCACCACTGTGAAGAAGGTGTTTCTTCGGGAACTTCCAGAAATTTCAGAGCCCGTATTCTCTGGACAAGATGAGTTActttatgaagcaaaaacaaccTTACCAGAATTCATAATACCAATAACAAACTCACCACCTTTATCCAAGAGTAGGGCCTATTATGAGCACTACCCTATACCACGGGGGCCCAGGCCAGTAGACAATCAGGAGGTGCTAGTTCTGGATGAGCATGAAGAAAACATAAATGTTAATG TGTTTAATTATCATGAAAAGTGCACCAACAACAGACACAAATGCTCCAGTTTTGCAGATTGCCGAGATTACAATACAGGATACTGTTGCCATTGTAAGGAAGGCTATTATGGCAACGGGAACGATTGTGTTGCTGCGG GCAAACCGCAGCGGATGAATGGGAAAGTTAATGGCAGAATCTACGTTGGCAGCTCAAGTTTCCCGGTCGAGTTCTCTGGCAACGACTTGCACTCGTATGTGGTAGTGAATGACGGACGGGCTTATGTTGCTATTAGCAACATCCCAGCCAGTGTTGGTTATTCTCTGCAGCCTCTCTCCTCACTCGGAGGAATCATTGGTTGGGCTTTTGCCCTAGAGCAGCCTGGATTTGAGAACGGCTTCAGTGTTATTG GAGGAGTTTTCACTCGTCGAGCTGAGGTAAGCTTTCAGCCAGGTGGAGAGAAACTTACCATCACCCAGGAGTTCAAAGGAATCGACGAGCACGACCACCTAGTGGTGAGCACTCACCTGGATGGCAGGATCCCAGAAGTTTTACCTGGTGCCAGTGTCCAAATTGATCCCTACTTTGAGATCTACCAATACTCTAGCAACT TGATCACATCTACGTCCACACGGGAATACACAGTAAGCCCCCCTGATGGTCCTGTTCAGACTCTGAGCTACCAGTGGAGGCAAAGGATCACATTCCAAAGCTGCCAGCATGGTGAATCTATTCTCTCTGCTCTACAACCAAGCCAGCAGCTCAGCGTGGACCAGGTGTTCGTCATGTACGATTCTACCAATCAGCTCATCCGCTATGCCATGAGCAACAAGGTCGGGCCTGTTG gtGGAACCCCGGAGCAGAATGCATGTTACACTGGGAGACACGGATGCGACACCAATGCAGCCTGCCTCCCTGGACATGGAAATGAATACACATGCCAGTGTGCTTCAGGCTTCACAGGCGATGGACGCGCATGCTACG ATATTGATGAATGTGTCGAGGCCGCACGGATCTGTGGCGCTCACGCCATCTGTAATAATCATCCTGGGACTTTCCGCTGCGAATGTATGGACGGCTTCCAGTTTGGCGCCGATGGCCGCACCTGTGTCC AAGTCCACCATGACATCAATCACTGCCAGAGGGGGACACACGACTGTGACATTGCTGAACGCGCCCGCTGTAGCTACACTGGTGGTTCAGAGTACATCTGCTCCTGTCTGCCTGGCTTCACAGGAGATGGCAGAGTATGCCAGG ATATTGATGAATGTGTCGAGGCCGCACGGATCTGTGGCGCTCACGCCATCTGTAATAATCATCCTGGGACTTTCCGCTGCGAATGTATGGACGGCTTCCAGTTTGGCGCCGATGGCCGCACCTGTGTCC AAGTCCACCATGACATCAATCACTGCCAGAGGGGGACACACGACTGTGACATTGCTGAACGCGCCCGCTGTAGCTACACTGGTGGTTCAGAGTACATCTGCTCCTGTCTGCCTGGCTTCACAGGAGATGGCAGAGTATGCCAGG ATATTGATGAATGCCACACTTCCCCTTGCCATAGAGATGCCAACTGTTACAACACACAAGGATCTTATACCTGTCAGTGCAATGCAGGTTTCTATGGTGATGGCTTTAGGTGCACAGCTGATTCAG TGCGTGAAAAGACTGTATGCGAACGACACAGAGAAACAGCCCTGGCAGCCACATCTACAGGAGTTTTGACGGTTGGCCAGTACATCCCTTCATGTGAATATAATGGAGAATATACGCCGATGCAGTGCCACGAGAGCATCGGCCAGTGCTGGTGCGTGTATCATAATGGCCAGGAAATCCCTGGAACCAGAACTGGACCAGACAGCAGACCCTCAT GTCAGGATTATGTCCCTATTGGCCCCACCACCAGGCCGGATGTCagaccaccaccaccaggaGCTAACCTTCTGTTTGCCCAGAATGGCAAAATTGATCACATTCCACTGGATGGCATCAACATGAAGAAAGAGGAGACTAAGACAATGCTACATCTACCA GATAAGGTGGTGATTGCTGTGGCGTACGATTGTGTGGACAAAATGGTGTACTGGACCGACATCACACAGCCCTCCATTAGCAGAGCCAGCGTTCATGGAGGCCAGCCCACAATCGTTATCTCAAAAG ATTTAGAAAGTCCTGAAGGAATAGCAATCGACCACCTGTCTAGAAACATGTACTGGACAGACTCTGCCTTGGACCGGATTGAGGTGTCCAGGCTTGATGGACAGCATCGGCGCATGCTCTTTGACACTGACCTTGTAAACCCCAGGGCCATCATTGCTGACCCAGTTAATGG ACGTCTCTACTGGTCAGACTGGAACAGAGACCAGCCTAAGATTGAGATGTCCAACATGGATGGTACAGACAGGGTTGTTCTTGTGCATGATAACATAGAACTCCCCAATGGACTCTCCTTTGACCCACATACCAGGCAGCTGTGCTGGGCAGATGCAG GAACACGTAAGGTGGAGTGCATTAACCCGTACACTCGGCTGAGGAGAAAGGTGGTGGAAGGACTACAGTACCCCTTTAGCATTGTCTCTTCTGGAAGAAACCTTTACTATACAGACTGGAGAAGgtataaatgcacaaaaatactgtattttttgcCAAGCAATTCATTTTCCAATGTGCTTAAATGCTGA
- the LOC124390933 gene encoding nidogen-1-like isoform X2 yields MDLTKKQRNTFQLVLATTELSTYAILLYPKDDMHYFSTPIEDGNRAIEAGFSQGDIESWLWPTQGIYYRIPANVESPDVSELTELTNSGTHGLWVYKIGSSTVFTNIIPGHVTTVKKVFLRELPEISEPVFSGQDELLYEAKTTLPEFIIPITNSPPLSKSRAYYEHYPIPRGPRPVDNQEVLVLDEHEENINVNVFNYHEKCTNNRHKCSSFADCRDYNTGYCCHCKEGYYGNGNDCVAAGKPQRMNGKVNGRIYVGSSSFPVEFSGNDLHSYVVVNDGRAYVAISNIPASVGYSLQPLSSLGGIIGWAFALEQPGFENGFSVIGGVFTRRAEVSFQPGGEKLTITQEFKGIDEHDHLVVSTHLDGRIPEVLPGASVQIDPYFEIYQYSSNLITSTSTREYTVSPPDGPVQTLSYQWRQRITFQSCQHGESILSALQPSQQLSVDQVFVMYDSTNQLIRYAMSNKVGPVGGTPEQNACYTGRHGCDTNAACLPGHGNEYTCQCASGFTGDGRACYDIDECVEAARICGAHAICNNHPGTFRCECMDGFQFGADGRTCVQVHHDINHCQRGTHDCDIAERARCSYTGGSEYICSCLPGFTGDGRVCQDIDECVEAARICGAHAICNNHPGTFRCECMDGFQFGADGRTCVQVHHDINHCQRGTHDCDIAERARCSYTGGSEYICSCLPGFTGDGRVCQDIDECHTSPCHRDANCYNTQGSYTCQCNAGFYGDGFRCTADSVREKTVCERHRETALAATSTGVLTVGQYIPSCEYNGEYTPMQCHESIGQCWCVYHNGQEIPGTRTGPDSRPSCQDYVPIGPTTRPDVRPPPPGANLLFAQNGKIDHIPLDGINMKKEETKTMLHLPDKVVIAVAYDCVDKMVYWTDITQPSISRASVHGGQPTIVISKDLESPEGIAIDHLSRNMYWTDSALDRIEVSRLDGQHRRMLFDTDLVNPRAIIADPVNGRLYWSDWNRDQPKIEMSNMDGTDRVVLVHDNIELPNGLSFDPHTRQLCWADAGTRKVECINPYTRLRRKVVEGLQYPFSIVSSGRNLYYTDWRRYKCTKILYFLPSNSFSNVLKC; encoded by the exons ATGGATCTTACAAAAAAGCAA agaaACACTTTCCAGCTTGTTTTAGCAACTACAGAGTTGAGCACTTATGCCATCCTGCTCTACCCAAAAGATGACATGCATTACTTCTCCACTCCTATAGAGGATGGGAATCGGGCCATTGAGGCTGGCTTCAGTCAGGGTGATATTGAGTCCTGGCTCTGGCCTACACAAGGCATTTATTATCGCATCCCAGCTAATGTCGAGTCCCCAGATGTCAGTGAACTCACAGA ACTAACAAATTCTGGCACACATGGTTTGTGGGTTTACAAGATTGGTTCCTCCACTGTTTTCACTAATATTATACCAGGCCATGTCACCACTGTGAAGAAGGTGTTTCTTCGGGAACTTCCAGAAATTTCAGAGCCCGTATTCTCTGGACAAGATGAGTTActttatgaagcaaaaacaaccTTACCAGAATTCATAATACCAATAACAAACTCACCACCTTTATCCAAGAGTAGGGCCTATTATGAGCACTACCCTATACCACGGGGGCCCAGGCCAGTAGACAATCAGGAGGTGCTAGTTCTGGATGAGCATGAAGAAAACATAAATGTTAATG TGTTTAATTATCATGAAAAGTGCACCAACAACAGACACAAATGCTCCAGTTTTGCAGATTGCCGAGATTACAATACAGGATACTGTTGCCATTGTAAGGAAGGCTATTATGGCAACGGGAACGATTGTGTTGCTGCGG GCAAACCGCAGCGGATGAATGGGAAAGTTAATGGCAGAATCTACGTTGGCAGCTCAAGTTTCCCGGTCGAGTTCTCTGGCAACGACTTGCACTCGTATGTGGTAGTGAATGACGGACGGGCTTATGTTGCTATTAGCAACATCCCAGCCAGTGTTGGTTATTCTCTGCAGCCTCTCTCCTCACTCGGAGGAATCATTGGTTGGGCTTTTGCCCTAGAGCAGCCTGGATTTGAGAACGGCTTCAGTGTTATTG GAGGAGTTTTCACTCGTCGAGCTGAGGTAAGCTTTCAGCCAGGTGGAGAGAAACTTACCATCACCCAGGAGTTCAAAGGAATCGACGAGCACGACCACCTAGTGGTGAGCACTCACCTGGATGGCAGGATCCCAGAAGTTTTACCTGGTGCCAGTGTCCAAATTGATCCCTACTTTGAGATCTACCAATACTCTAGCAACT TGATCACATCTACGTCCACACGGGAATACACAGTAAGCCCCCCTGATGGTCCTGTTCAGACTCTGAGCTACCAGTGGAGGCAAAGGATCACATTCCAAAGCTGCCAGCATGGTGAATCTATTCTCTCTGCTCTACAACCAAGCCAGCAGCTCAGCGTGGACCAGGTGTTCGTCATGTACGATTCTACCAATCAGCTCATCCGCTATGCCATGAGCAACAAGGTCGGGCCTGTTG gtGGAACCCCGGAGCAGAATGCATGTTACACTGGGAGACACGGATGCGACACCAATGCAGCCTGCCTCCCTGGACATGGAAATGAATACACATGCCAGTGTGCTTCAGGCTTCACAGGCGATGGACGCGCATGCTACG ATATTGATGAATGTGTCGAGGCCGCACGGATCTGTGGCGCTCACGCCATCTGTAATAATCATCCTGGGACTTTCCGCTGCGAATGTATGGACGGCTTCCAGTTTGGCGCCGATGGCCGCACCTGTGTCC AAGTCCACCATGACATCAATCACTGCCAGAGGGGGACACACGACTGTGACATTGCTGAACGCGCCCGCTGTAGCTACACTGGTGGTTCAGAGTACATCTGCTCCTGTCTGCCTGGCTTCACAGGAGATGGCAGAGTATGCCAGG ATATTGATGAATGTGTCGAGGCCGCACGGATCTGTGGCGCTCACGCCATCTGTAATAATCATCCTGGGACTTTCCGCTGCGAATGTATGGACGGCTTCCAGTTTGGCGCCGATGGCCGCACCTGTGTCC AAGTCCACCATGACATCAATCACTGCCAGAGGGGGACACACGACTGTGACATTGCTGAACGCGCCCGCTGTAGCTACACTGGTGGTTCAGAGTACATCTGCTCCTGTCTGCCTGGCTTCACAGGAGATGGCAGAGTATGCCAGG ATATTGATGAATGCCACACTTCCCCTTGCCATAGAGATGCCAACTGTTACAACACACAAGGATCTTATACCTGTCAGTGCAATGCAGGTTTCTATGGTGATGGCTTTAGGTGCACAGCTGATTCAG TGCGTGAAAAGACTGTATGCGAACGACACAGAGAAACAGCCCTGGCAGCCACATCTACAGGAGTTTTGACGGTTGGCCAGTACATCCCTTCATGTGAATATAATGGAGAATATACGCCGATGCAGTGCCACGAGAGCATCGGCCAGTGCTGGTGCGTGTATCATAATGGCCAGGAAATCCCTGGAACCAGAACTGGACCAGACAGCAGACCCTCAT GTCAGGATTATGTCCCTATTGGCCCCACCACCAGGCCGGATGTCagaccaccaccaccaggaGCTAACCTTCTGTTTGCCCAGAATGGCAAAATTGATCACATTCCACTGGATGGCATCAACATGAAGAAAGAGGAGACTAAGACAATGCTACATCTACCA GATAAGGTGGTGATTGCTGTGGCGTACGATTGTGTGGACAAAATGGTGTACTGGACCGACATCACACAGCCCTCCATTAGCAGAGCCAGCGTTCATGGAGGCCAGCCCACAATCGTTATCTCAAAAG ATTTAGAAAGTCCTGAAGGAATAGCAATCGACCACCTGTCTAGAAACATGTACTGGACAGACTCTGCCTTGGACCGGATTGAGGTGTCCAGGCTTGATGGACAGCATCGGCGCATGCTCTTTGACACTGACCTTGTAAACCCCAGGGCCATCATTGCTGACCCAGTTAATGG ACGTCTCTACTGGTCAGACTGGAACAGAGACCAGCCTAAGATTGAGATGTCCAACATGGATGGTACAGACAGGGTTGTTCTTGTGCATGATAACATAGAACTCCCCAATGGACTCTCCTTTGACCCACATACCAGGCAGCTGTGCTGGGCAGATGCAG GAACACGTAAGGTGGAGTGCATTAACCCGTACACTCGGCTGAGGAGAAAGGTGGTGGAAGGACTACAGTACCCCTTTAGCATTGTCTCTTCTGGAAGAAACCTTTACTATACAGACTGGAGAAGgtataaatgcacaaaaatactgtattttttgcCAAGCAATTCATTTTCCAATGTGCTTAAATGCTGA
- the LOC124390937 gene encoding nidogen-1-like yields the protein MFFLLMPTDLESPEGIAIDHLSRNMYWTDSALDRIEVSRLDGQHRRMLFDTDLVNPRAIIADPVNGRLYWSDWNRDQPKIEMSNMDGTDRVVLVHDNIELPNGLSFDPHTRQLCWADAGTRKVECINPYTRLRRKVVEGLQYPFSIVSSGRNLYYTDWRRQAVVSVDQVTGKEVDEFLPQKRSRLYGITTSYTQCPQAERNYCSSNNGGCSHLCLPRPGGFTCRCPDTQDPTCIERDRHI from the exons atgttctttTTGTTAATGCCAACAGATTTAGAAAGTCCTGAAGGAATAGCAATCGACCACCTGTCTAGAAACATGTACTGGACAGACTCTGCCTTGGACCGGATTGAGGTGTCCAGGCTTGATGGACAGCATCGGCGCATGCTCTTTGACACTGACCTTGTAAACCCCAGGGCCATCATTGCTGACCCAGTTAATGG ACGTCTCTACTGGTCAGACTGGAACAGAGACCAGCCTAAGATTGAGATGTCCAACATGGATGGTACAGACAGGGTTGTTCTTGTGCATGATAACATAGAACTCCCCAATGGACTCTCCTTTGACCCACATACCAGGCAGCTGTGCTGGGCAGATGCAG GAACACGTAAGGTGGAGTGCATTAACCCGTACACTCGGCTGAGGAGAAAGGTGGTGGAAGGACTACAGTACCCCTTTAGCATTGTCTCTTCTGGAAGAAACCTTTACTATACAGACTGGAGAAG GCAAGCTGTGGTATCTGTGGACCAAGTGACAGGGAAAGAGGTGGATGAGTTCCTCCCTCAGAAGAGATCACGTCTCTACGGCATTACCACCTCGTACACACAATGCCCTCAAG CTGAAAGAAACTACTGCTCAAGCAACAACGGTGGCTGTTCACACTTGTGTCTGCCGCGGCCAGGAGGCTTTACCTGCCGCTGCCCTGACACCCAGGACCCCACCTGCATTGAGAGGGATCGTCATATCTGA
- the tbce gene encoding tubulin-specific chaperone E isoform X1, whose translation MEHSKPLTHSSTITRITATRLYTLPNPVYAMRIHEQDQCRMEQVPDDAVGRRVLCDGERGTVRYVGTVPPTKGLWYGVEWDNPERGKHDGSHEGVRYFTCSHPTRGSFVRPKKVSFGVDFLSAVKQRYEMELDQAIGNNITISTRTVKMVGFESIVEKQRVENLTEIALIDCEVSGPGPENEIRKNTPNAVSLNLSGNLLSSWEVVATITEQLEELQVLCLSHNRLQIFSNPSNLNHAFSHLRVLMLNSCAITWSQVLQCAPMWPQIEELFLNDNNITELERPIDVLQGLKTLDLSNNRLIEESVLQLSHLSRLETLNLCNTGLSSIQFSDTQPGMKTSAFPALKILLLDDNNISEWALINELEKLRALAQLSCNRNPLLDLEKNRETTRQLIIASISQLEILNRSQVLPQERRGAELDYCKKFGRVWLQSGGHRDPQLNRPSAEFIAQHPRYLMLIQKYGAPEEEELKEQKPFALKDQLLTITFECPEDTDRKPIQKKLPGSMIVQKVKGLLYRLLKLPGAELHLTYTSSKMEGQEITINNDLKPLQFYSIEDGDRILVRWS comes from the exons ATGGAGCATTCAaaacctctcacacactcttctacCATAACAAGGATCACAGCAACACGGCTATACACTTTACCTAATCCAGTG TATGCAATGAGGATTCATGAGCAGGATCAGTGCAGGATGGAGCAGGTACCTGATGATGCTGTGGGAAGGCGGGTGTTGTGCGATGGAGAGCGGGGCACTGTGAGATACGTCGGCACCGTTCCACCTACTAAAG gatTGTGGTATGGTGTGGAGTGGGACAATCCAGAAAGAGGCAAACATGATGGAAGCCATGAAGGAGTTCGCTACTTCACATGCAG TCACCCAACAAGAGGTTCATTTGTGCGACCTAAAAAAGTCAGCTTTGGCGTGGACTTCCTGTCAGCAGTAAAGCAGCGCTATGAGATGGAGCTGGATCAGGCCATTGGTAATAATATAACGATTTCCACCAGAACTGTGAAGATGGTCGGCTTTGAGTCCATTGTGGAGAAACAGCG GGTGGAGAATCTAACAGAGATCGCTCTCATAGACTGTGAAGTGTCGGGTCCAGGTCCTGAAAATGAAATCAGGAAAAATACACCTA ATGCAGTTTCTTTGAATCTTTCTGGAAATCTGCTGAGCTCATGGGAGGTTGTGGCAACAATTACAGAGCAGCTGGAGGAACTGCAGGTACTCTGCCTCAG ccACAATCGTCTACAGATTTTTTCAAACCCATCCAACCTGAACCACGCCTTCTCCCATCTAAGAGTCCTGATGCTTAACAGCTGTGCTATCACCTGGTCTCAG GTGCTCCAGTGCGCTCCCATGTGGCCACAAATAGAAGAACTTTTTCTCAACGATAATAATATAACTGAACTAGAAAG gccTATAGATGTTCTGCAAGGTCTGAAGACTCTTGACTTGTCCAACAACAGATTAATAGAGGAAAGTGTACTACAGTTATCACATCTATCCAG GTTGGAGACACTGAACCTTTGCAACACAGGACTGTCTTCTATTCAGTTCAGTGACACACAGCCAG GCATGAAGACTTCAGCGTTCCCCGCACTGAAGATTCTTTTGCTTGATGATAATAACATTTCTGAG TGGGCTCTTATTAATGAGCTGGAGAAGTTGAGGGCTTTGGCGCAGTTGTCCTGCAATCGAAACCCCTTGTTAGATTTGGAGAAGAACCGCGAGACGACTCGGCAGCTCATCATCGCCAGCATCAGTCAGCTGGAGATACTCAACCGGAGTCag GTGCTGCCGCAGGAGAGAAGAGGTGCTGAGCTGGATTACTGTAAGAAGTTTGGTCGTGTTTGGCTGCAGTCAGGAGGCCACAGGGATCCACAACTGAACCGACCCAGCGCAGAGTTTATAGCACAGCACCCTCGCTACCTCATGCTTATCCAGA AATACGGTGCACCTGAGGAGGAAGAGCTAAAGGAGCAGAAACCTTTTGCTCTAAAAGACCAACTGCTGA CGATTACATTCGAGTGTCCTGAGGACACAGACAGGAAGCCCATACAGAAAAAGCTTCCAG GTTCAATGATAGTTCAGAAAGTGAAGGGACTGCTGTATAGATTACTGAAACTACCAGGTGCTGAGCTACATCTCACCTACACCAGCTCGAAG ATGGAAGGTCAAGAGATCACTATCAACAATGACTTGAAGCCACTGCAGTTTTATTCTATTGAAGATGGGGACAGAATTCTTGTGCGCTGGTCCTGA
- the tbce gene encoding tubulin-specific chaperone E isoform X2, with protein MGEKRQSVSHYNSERNSFKYAMRIHEQDQCRMEQVPDDAVGRRVLCDGERGTVRYVGTVPPTKGLWYGVEWDNPERGKHDGSHEGVRYFTCSHPTRGSFVRPKKVSFGVDFLSAVKQRYEMELDQAIGNNITISTRTVKMVGFESIVEKQRVENLTEIALIDCEVSGPGPENEIRKNTPNAVSLNLSGNLLSSWEVVATITEQLEELQVLCLSHNRLQIFSNPSNLNHAFSHLRVLMLNSCAITWSQVLQCAPMWPQIEELFLNDNNITELERPIDVLQGLKTLDLSNNRLIEESVLQLSHLSRLETLNLCNTGLSSIQFSDTQPGMKTSAFPALKILLLDDNNISEWALINELEKLRALAQLSCNRNPLLDLEKNRETTRQLIIASISQLEILNRSQVLPQERRGAELDYCKKFGRVWLQSGGHRDPQLNRPSAEFIAQHPRYLMLIQKYGAPEEEELKEQKPFALKDQLLTITFECPEDTDRKPIQKKLPGSMIVQKVKGLLYRLLKLPGAELHLTYTSSKMEGQEITINNDLKPLQFYSIEDGDRILVRWS; from the exons ATGGGAGAGAAACGTCAAAGCGTATCGCATTATAACTCGGAAAGAAACTCGTTCAAG TATGCAATGAGGATTCATGAGCAGGATCAGTGCAGGATGGAGCAGGTACCTGATGATGCTGTGGGAAGGCGGGTGTTGTGCGATGGAGAGCGGGGCACTGTGAGATACGTCGGCACCGTTCCACCTACTAAAG gatTGTGGTATGGTGTGGAGTGGGACAATCCAGAAAGAGGCAAACATGATGGAAGCCATGAAGGAGTTCGCTACTTCACATGCAG TCACCCAACAAGAGGTTCATTTGTGCGACCTAAAAAAGTCAGCTTTGGCGTGGACTTCCTGTCAGCAGTAAAGCAGCGCTATGAGATGGAGCTGGATCAGGCCATTGGTAATAATATAACGATTTCCACCAGAACTGTGAAGATGGTCGGCTTTGAGTCCATTGTGGAGAAACAGCG GGTGGAGAATCTAACAGAGATCGCTCTCATAGACTGTGAAGTGTCGGGTCCAGGTCCTGAAAATGAAATCAGGAAAAATACACCTA ATGCAGTTTCTTTGAATCTTTCTGGAAATCTGCTGAGCTCATGGGAGGTTGTGGCAACAATTACAGAGCAGCTGGAGGAACTGCAGGTACTCTGCCTCAG ccACAATCGTCTACAGATTTTTTCAAACCCATCCAACCTGAACCACGCCTTCTCCCATCTAAGAGTCCTGATGCTTAACAGCTGTGCTATCACCTGGTCTCAG GTGCTCCAGTGCGCTCCCATGTGGCCACAAATAGAAGAACTTTTTCTCAACGATAATAATATAACTGAACTAGAAAG gccTATAGATGTTCTGCAAGGTCTGAAGACTCTTGACTTGTCCAACAACAGATTAATAGAGGAAAGTGTACTACAGTTATCACATCTATCCAG GTTGGAGACACTGAACCTTTGCAACACAGGACTGTCTTCTATTCAGTTCAGTGACACACAGCCAG GCATGAAGACTTCAGCGTTCCCCGCACTGAAGATTCTTTTGCTTGATGATAATAACATTTCTGAG TGGGCTCTTATTAATGAGCTGGAGAAGTTGAGGGCTTTGGCGCAGTTGTCCTGCAATCGAAACCCCTTGTTAGATTTGGAGAAGAACCGCGAGACGACTCGGCAGCTCATCATCGCCAGCATCAGTCAGCTGGAGATACTCAACCGGAGTCag GTGCTGCCGCAGGAGAGAAGAGGTGCTGAGCTGGATTACTGTAAGAAGTTTGGTCGTGTTTGGCTGCAGTCAGGAGGCCACAGGGATCCACAACTGAACCGACCCAGCGCAGAGTTTATAGCACAGCACCCTCGCTACCTCATGCTTATCCAGA AATACGGTGCACCTGAGGAGGAAGAGCTAAAGGAGCAGAAACCTTTTGCTCTAAAAGACCAACTGCTGA CGATTACATTCGAGTGTCCTGAGGACACAGACAGGAAGCCCATACAGAAAAAGCTTCCAG GTTCAATGATAGTTCAGAAAGTGAAGGGACTGCTGTATAGATTACTGAAACTACCAGGTGCTGAGCTACATCTCACCTACACCAGCTCGAAG ATGGAAGGTCAAGAGATCACTATCAACAATGACTTGAAGCCACTGCAGTTTTATTCTATTGAAGATGGGGACAGAATTCTTGTGCGCTGGTCCTGA